The genomic segment GTACCGGGAATGACGACGCCGGAGAGCCGGCCCGGCACGGCCCCGGCGTGGGGGCTCCTCCTCGCGGTCGCCGGCGCGAAGCTCGCCGTCCACCTCGCCCTCGCGAACCGGTACGGCACCTTCCGCGACGAGCTCTACTTCCTCGACTGCGGGCGCAACCTGGCCTGGGGCTACGTCGACGCGGCGCCGGCCATCGGGCTCTACGCGAAGGTCGCGCTCCTCCTCGGCGGGTCGCTCCCGGTCCTGCGCGGGATCGCGGGGCTCGCCGGGGCGGCGGTCGTTCTCCTGACCGGCCTGCTGGCCTGGCGCCTCGGCGGCAGCCGCGCGGCACAGGGGCTCGCGGCGGCCGCGGCGCTCGCCACGCCGGCCTTCCTCGGTATCGCCGGCCTCTTCTCGATGAACGTCTTCGAGCCGCTCTTCTGGACGGGATGCGCGTTCGTCCTCGTCCGGCTCGCCGACGGCGCCTCCCCGCGCCTCTGGCTCCTCTTCGGTCTCGTCGCGGGGCTCGGCCTCCTCAACAAGCACTCCACGGCGTTCTTCGGCCTGGCGCTCCTGGCCGGCCTCCTCCTCTCGCCGATGCGCCGCGCCTTCGCGGGGCCGTGGCCCTGGGCCGGAGCGGGGGTCGCTCTTCTCGTCTTTCTCCCGAATCTCCTCTGGCAGTCAGCGCACGGCTTCCCGACGCTCGAGGACCTCCGCAACGTCGCGCGCACCGGTAAGAACGTCGTCCTCGGCCCCGGGGAGTTCCTCCTGCAGCAGGTCCTCCAGCAGGGACCGCACCTCCTCCCCCTCTGGCTCGGCGGGCTCGCGTGGCTCTTCCTCGCCCGCAACGGCCGGTACCGCGCGCTCGCGAGCGCGTTCGCCGTCTTCTTCGTCCTGATGTTCGCGATGAAGGCGAAGGCCTATTACCTGACGCCGATCTACCCGATGCTCCTCGCGGCGGGGGCGGTCGGCCTCGACGAGCTGTTCGAGCGCCGCCGGCGCTTCGCTGGAAGGGCGTGGCCCCGGGCGGCGGTCACCGCCTGGGCGGTCCTCCTCACCGTCCCCGTCGCGCCGCTCGTCCTGCCGATCCTCGACCCTCCCGGGTTCGTCGCCTACACGAGGCGGATCGGATTCGAGCCGCCGAAATCGGAGGTGGCCCACCGCGGCCCTCTGCCGCAGCACTTCGGAGACCAGTTCGGCTGGCCCGAGCTGGTGGCCGACGTGGCGAAAGTCTGGAACGGCCTGACGCCGGAGGAACGCGACCGCGCCGCGATCTTCGCGAACAACTACGGCGAGGCGGGCGCGATCAACCTCTTCGGTCCGGCGCACGGCCTGCCACGCGCCATCTCGGCCCACCAGAATCACTTCTTCTGGGGCCCGCCCGCCTTCACCGGCGACGTCCTCGTCGTCCTCCAGGACGACCGGGAGAGCCTCGAACGCCTCTGCACGTCCGTCGAAGAAGCGGGCCGCCACCAGCACCCCTGGGGGATGGCCGAGGAGAACGGGCCGATCTGGGTCTGCCGCGGCCTCAGGACGCCGCTGGGCGAGCTCTGGCCGCGGCTGAAGAAGTGGAACTGAGGTCGGGGCGGCCCGCAAAACAGAAACGCCGGGACTCTGCCCGGCGAAAAACCCTCACGGAAAGAAATGGTGGAGCTGAACAGGATCGAACTGTCGACCTCTTGAATGCCATTCAAGCGCTCTCCCAACTGAGCTACAGCCCCACGTTTTGAAAGA from the Holophagales bacterium genome contains:
- a CDS encoding glycosyltransferase family 39 protein, whose translation is MTTPESRPGTAPAWGLLLAVAGAKLAVHLALANRYGTFRDELYFLDCGRNLAWGYVDAAPAIGLYAKVALLLGGSLPVLRGIAGLAGAAVVLLTGLLAWRLGGSRAAQGLAAAAALATPAFLGIAGLFSMNVFEPLFWTGCAFVLVRLADGASPRLWLLFGLVAGLGLLNKHSTAFFGLALLAGLLLSPMRRAFAGPWPWAGAGVALLVFLPNLLWQSAHGFPTLEDLRNVARTGKNVVLGPGEFLLQQVLQQGPHLLPLWLGGLAWLFLARNGRYRALASAFAVFFVLMFAMKAKAYYLTPIYPMLLAAGAVGLDELFERRRRFAGRAWPRAAVTAWAVLLTVPVAPLVLPILDPPGFVAYTRRIGFEPPKSEVAHRGPLPQHFGDQFGWPELVADVAKVWNGLTPEERDRAAIFANNYGEAGAINLFGPAHGLPRAISAHQNHFFWGPPAFTGDVLVVLQDDRESLERLCTSVEEAGRHQHPWGMAEENGPIWVCRGLRTPLGELWPRLKKWN